In a single window of the Coprothermobacter proteolyticus DSM 5265 genome:
- the ruvB gene encoding Holliday junction branch migration DNA helicase RuvB produces MGNKGTQQEGVMELKEFVGQTTAVSSVSFSVEAAKKLGKMPDHMLFFGPPGLGKTTLARLVAQEVAANFVETTGNSLTNVKDVLNILLSFSRPTVFFIDEIHRIPKSVEELLYAPMDEQVIRVMVGKNKTARIIKFDLQPFTLIGATTKISFLSKPFLSRFSIKISFNYYGEEEIGKIIKEELAQQGLDISAEALREIAKRSRGTPREALQICRRVVEYAALNHLETLDVGAIIDLFNLLNIDEYGLSPLDKDYIRTLAETFKGGPSGIRVLASALGMDVETLEGVVEPYLMMLGFVTVTSRGRKLTDKGWKAYEKVICS; encoded by the coding sequence ATGGGTAATAAGGGAACTCAACAAGAAGGCGTAATGGAACTTAAAGAGTTTGTTGGCCAAACAACTGCCGTATCCTCAGTATCCTTTAGTGTGGAAGCAGCTAAGAAGCTTGGCAAAATGCCCGATCATATGCTCTTTTTTGGCCCTCCTGGTTTGGGTAAAACCACTCTAGCCAGGCTGGTGGCTCAGGAAGTGGCAGCGAATTTTGTTGAGACCACAGGTAATAGCCTAACCAATGTGAAAGATGTTCTAAACATACTTCTTTCATTTTCACGTCCTACGGTTTTTTTTATAGATGAAATTCATCGCATACCAAAATCGGTAGAAGAGCTTCTCTATGCTCCCATGGATGAGCAAGTTATCAGAGTCATGGTTGGTAAGAATAAGACTGCTCGCATAATCAAGTTTGATCTTCAGCCTTTCACTCTAATCGGAGCGACGACAAAGATTTCTTTCTTAAGTAAGCCATTTTTAAGTCGATTCTCCATAAAGATCTCTTTTAACTACTACGGCGAAGAGGAAATAGGGAAGATTATAAAAGAAGAACTAGCACAGCAAGGGTTGGATATTTCTGCTGAAGCCTTGCGGGAGATTGCTAAAAGGAGTAGAGGAACCCCGCGCGAGGCTTTACAGATTTGCAGAAGAGTGGTGGAATATGCCGCGCTCAATCATCTTGAAACGTTAGACGTAGGAGCAATCATTGATTTGTTTAATCTACTTAACATTGATGAATATGGCTTGTCTCCCTTAGACAAAGATTACATTAGAACGCTAGCAGAGACATTTAAGGGAGGTCCTTCTGGCATCAGAGTACTTGCATCAGCTCTGGGAATGGATGTAGAAACCCTTGAAGGGGTTGTTGAGCCGTACCTGATGATGCTCGGATTCGTGACAGTCACAAGCCGTGGAAGAAAGTTAACTGACAAAGGATGGAAAGCATACGAAAAGGTTATTTGTTCATAG
- the ruvA gene encoding Holliday junction branch migration protein RuvA codes for MLLKVSGTLSQEDESYWFSLKTGLSIEVTRCTTRAGDGEYLFFVSFDNDIRVFVFSNKEEFGLFQVLKNVKGVGNIKASRILSLYDVQQLLNMIKAGDEHELALLPGIGERTAKRIVAELSGRLTHTRHDFDNDFMEVVNAACDLGYERNVVTELLNGSSEWRDKTLEDALRWVIRELNKKA; via the coding sequence GTGCTGTTGAAAGTTAGTGGAACACTTAGTCAGGAAGACGAGTCTTATTGGTTTTCTTTGAAAACGGGTTTGTCCATCGAAGTAACCAGATGTACCACTAGGGCCGGAGATGGCGAATACTTGTTTTTTGTTTCTTTTGACAATGATATACGCGTTTTTGTTTTTTCTAACAAGGAAGAATTTGGTCTTTTTCAGGTACTTAAGAATGTGAAGGGCGTCGGAAACATTAAAGCTTCTCGAATACTTTCGTTGTATGATGTACAGCAACTTCTAAACATGATCAAAGCTGGCGATGAGCATGAGCTGGCACTACTGCCTGGTATAGGAGAACGAACGGCCAAAAGAATAGTGGCGGAACTTAGTGGTCGTTTGACACATACCCGCCACGACTTCGACAATGATTTTATGGAAGTGGTAAATGCAGCTTGCGACTTGGGCTATGAACGTAATGTGGTAACAGAGCTCTTAAATGGTAGTAGTGAATGGCGAGATAAAACATTGGAAGATGCATTAAGATGGGTAATAAGGGAACTCAACAAGAAGGCGTAA
- a CDS encoding crossover junction endodeoxyribonuclease RuvC, producing the protein MVVFGVDPGSTRVGLALLDDESRNWLHVQCLELTGLPEHLRYTTIERYVGALCDVFNPEEMAIEKLIWGKNRNNLLQISECRGVVKLVAYKRAIKVFEYFPTEVKSFTTGYGHEEKAGIVRTLQAETGFDLLPLFDDASDAMAIAWIHVLMRNNRAVES; encoded by the coding sequence GTGGTTGTATTTGGTGTTGATCCGGGTAGTACACGTGTGGGCTTGGCTTTGCTAGATGACGAAAGTAGAAATTGGCTACATGTGCAGTGTTTAGAACTAACAGGGCTGCCTGAGCATTTGAGATACACAACCATAGAGCGCTATGTGGGCGCTTTGTGCGACGTGTTCAATCCCGAAGAGATGGCTATCGAGAAGCTTATTTGGGGCAAGAACAGAAATAACTTGCTCCAAATAAGCGAATGTCGTGGTGTAGTGAAGTTAGTGGCATACAAGAGAGCCATAAAGGTTTTTGAGTACTTTCCTACTGAGGTCAAATCCTTTACTACTGGCTATGGTCACGAGGAAAAGGCGGGTATTGTTCGCACTCTGCAGGCTGAAACAGGCTTTGACCTGTTGCCCTTGTTTGATGATGCCTCGGATGCCATGGCAATTGCCTGGATTCATGTTCTGATGAGGAATAACCGTGCTGTTGAAAGTTAG
- a CDS encoding YebC/PmpR family DNA-binding transcriptional regulator: MSGHSKWHNIKAKKSKMDAQRGKIFTKLTRELVIAAREGGPNPDTNLRLRVAIDKARAANMPKDNIDKAIAKGAGNLEGQEFVEALYEGYGPGGVAILVEVTTDNKNRTAADVRRIFSRHGGTLAESGAVSWQFERKGVIELNKEQVPSIDELTLELIDFGVDDVLEEDDSVTIYTQPDALSKVLDHLNEVGIEVSRAELEFIPKNYISVSEEEGRKILSMLEELDDNDDVQEVYTNADLPEVLTAEE, translated from the coding sequence ATGTCTGGACACTCGAAGTGGCACAACATAAAAGCTAAAAAAAGTAAGATGGATGCCCAAAGGGGCAAAATTTTCACTAAGTTGACAAGAGAATTAGTCATAGCTGCACGTGAAGGTGGCCCGAACCCTGATACAAACTTGCGACTACGCGTAGCTATAGACAAAGCTAGAGCGGCAAATATGCCAAAGGACAACATTGATAAAGCCATAGCCAAGGGAGCTGGGAATTTAGAAGGTCAAGAATTTGTTGAGGCTCTCTATGAGGGCTACGGTCCCGGAGGCGTTGCCATTCTAGTCGAGGTCACCACCGATAACAAGAATCGTACTGCGGCAGATGTACGCAGAATATTTAGTCGTCACGGTGGAACTCTCGCAGAGAGTGGAGCTGTGAGTTGGCAGTTCGAAAGGAAGGGCGTCATTGAACTGAACAAAGAACAGGTTCCCTCTATCGACGAACTTACGCTGGAACTTATCGATTTCGGAGTAGATGATGTTTTAGAGGAAGATGATTCGGTAACCATATATACGCAACCCGATGCGCTGTCGAAAGTATTGGATCACCTAAATGAGGTCGGCATTGAAGTCTCAAGAGCGGAATTGGAGTTCATACCGAAAAACTATATTTCTGTGTCGGAAGAAGAGGGACGGAAAATACTCAGCATGCTTGAAGAGTTGGATGACAATGACGACGTGCAGGAAGTCTATACAAATGCCGACTTGCCAGAGGTATTAACGGCTGAAGAATAG
- a CDS encoding aromatic amino acid ammonia-lyase produces MEVSEHLTWEKFWSVVEGKEQLYLGSNTRNELEQKREQLLSILQEGKVIYGVNTGVGSLKDVALKADTLEEFQANLIRSHAESVGQRVSRSVTKGAMVLLAHSLAQGLSGVSPELLERILFAINMDYIPRVGCFGSVGASGDLSFLATLMLGIVGEKPVYDASGNPHVLEKFALREKEGLAVINGTHFSLSHMIHLLEKFKRLEKMTRWTYALHLETRKAIVSFLDPLVSQAKPDPYFEQLLSWLREVLKDSSAVRRSGPEVQEPYVIRCFPQLYAPVIRTLDNVDSWLEQEMNIVSDNPLFKDSEPVFQGNFHAESIAVMSSQLRALLPLMGNILYQLQEKLLNPEFSRGLPAFLAEVPGLNSGLMIVQYLSADLLSEISMLASPITIMNQTMSTGQEDVVSFAPTSNRLLERQLELYKYLLASTLLVTVRASRMANIEVSTAIQEALEFYLQTDVGGERSFSDVIEAFADQL; encoded by the coding sequence ATGGAGGTGTCAGAGCATTTAACGTGGGAAAAATTCTGGAGCGTAGTTGAAGGAAAAGAACAGTTGTACCTAGGCTCTAACACAAGAAATGAGCTGGAGCAAAAGCGTGAACAACTGCTGAGTATTTTGCAAGAGGGGAAGGTTATCTACGGAGTTAATACGGGTGTTGGATCCTTAAAGGATGTGGCACTTAAAGCTGACACGCTCGAGGAGTTCCAGGCTAACCTAATAAGAAGCCACGCGGAGTCGGTGGGACAAAGAGTTTCAAGGTCAGTCACCAAAGGTGCCATGGTACTTTTGGCGCATAGCTTGGCCCAAGGATTGTCTGGGGTCAGTCCCGAACTGCTGGAAAGAATCCTATTTGCAATCAACATGGACTACATACCCAGAGTAGGTTGCTTCGGTTCTGTGGGTGCCAGCGGTGATTTGTCATTCTTGGCCACACTAATGCTAGGTATTGTTGGTGAGAAACCTGTGTACGATGCTTCAGGTAATCCCCACGTGCTCGAGAAATTTGCACTGAGAGAAAAAGAAGGCCTTGCCGTAATAAACGGCACTCATTTTTCTCTTTCTCACATGATTCACTTGTTAGAAAAGTTCAAGAGGCTCGAAAAGATGACGAGGTGGACCTACGCCCTTCATCTGGAGACAAGGAAAGCTATTGTTTCATTTCTCGATCCTTTGGTTAGTCAAGCCAAGCCAGATCCATACTTTGAGCAGCTACTCTCTTGGCTAAGGGAAGTGCTCAAGGATTCTTCTGCGGTCAGAAGGTCAGGTCCTGAGGTTCAAGAGCCCTATGTAATAAGGTGTTTCCCGCAGCTTTATGCGCCTGTCATAAGAACACTAGACAATGTCGATTCTTGGCTGGAGCAAGAGATGAACATTGTTAGCGATAATCCACTGTTCAAAGATAGTGAGCCTGTTTTTCAAGGCAATTTCCATGCTGAAAGTATTGCTGTAATGTCTTCACAGCTAAGGGCTCTCTTGCCTCTTATGGGCAATATCTTATATCAGCTGCAGGAAAAACTGCTAAACCCTGAGTTTAGTCGTGGTCTGCCAGCGTTTCTAGCTGAAGTACCAGGCCTTAACTCTGGTCTAATGATTGTTCAATACTTATCAGCAGATTTGCTTTCCGAAATCTCTATGCTGGCGAGTCCCATAACAATAATGAACCAAACCATGTCTACGGGGCAAGAAGACGTAGTATCTTTTGCTCCAACATCTAACAGACTACTTGAAAGGCAATTAGAACTGTACAAATACCTGCTTGCAAGCACACTGCTTGTTACCGTTAGGGCTTCTAGGATGGCCAACATAGAGGTTTCAACTGCCATACAAGAGGCATTGGAGTTCTACTTGCAGACAGATGTGGGGGGTGAACGTTCTTTTTCTGATGTCATAGAAGCTTTCGCGGATCAGCTTTAA
- a CDS encoding sodium ion-translocating decarboxylase subunit beta, translating into MELTISNLFQTLWQSTSIAAAGAAQWKDWIMVAVALILLYLGIFKKIEPLLLVPIGFGALLSNLPVAGGYFLSLEYVKQVGELNQIVSPRLPLLGDILYFGVKNEIYPILIFIGIGAMTDFGPLIAQPSSFLMGAASQFGVYAALIISVVLGFNLKEAAAIGIIGGADGPTAIYLAVKLAPHLLGPIAVAAYTYMSLVPIIQPPIMRLMVTEKEAKVRMKELRTVSKVERILFPIAITVVTSIFVPASTPLIGAIMFGNLLKEAGETRRLAETAGNELINIVTIFQALAVGASMKADTFLTLQTLEIVVLGVLAFAFATFGGLLLGKLMYYITGGKVNPLIGSAGVSAVPMSARVSQTVAQSYDPDNFVLMHAMGPNVAGVVGTAVAAGVFLALLGG; encoded by the coding sequence ATGGAACTAACGATATCTAATCTGTTTCAAACCCTTTGGCAAAGCACCAGCATTGCTGCCGCAGGTGCCGCTCAATGGAAAGATTGGATCATGGTTGCTGTAGCGCTGATACTTCTTTATTTAGGTATTTTTAAGAAAATAGAACCGTTGCTACTCGTTCCAATCGGTTTTGGTGCCTTGCTTTCTAACCTACCGGTGGCAGGTGGGTATTTTTTGTCTCTGGAATACGTTAAACAGGTTGGTGAGTTAAATCAAATTGTCAGTCCACGTTTACCATTGCTAGGGGACATCCTTTATTTCGGCGTGAAAAACGAAATCTATCCCATACTAATCTTCATCGGTATAGGGGCTATGACTGACTTTGGACCATTGATCGCACAGCCTTCATCGTTCCTGATGGGGGCTGCATCGCAATTTGGCGTGTACGCGGCACTGATAATATCTGTTGTACTGGGATTCAATTTAAAGGAAGCGGCTGCCATAGGAATCATAGGAGGTGCAGATGGGCCCACTGCCATTTACCTGGCAGTAAAATTAGCCCCTCACTTACTTGGACCCATTGCTGTGGCTGCTTACACTTACATGTCCCTTGTTCCTATCATACAGCCTCCCATAATGCGTCTAATGGTAACGGAAAAAGAAGCGAAAGTGAGAATGAAGGAGCTTAGGACTGTAAGCAAGGTTGAAAGAATACTGTTCCCGATTGCAATAACTGTGGTTACTTCTATTTTCGTACCTGCGTCGACACCACTCATAGGAGCCATAATGTTCGGGAATCTCTTAAAGGAGGCTGGCGAAACAAGAAGGCTCGCTGAGACGGCCGGAAACGAGCTCATAAACATTGTTACTATATTCCAAGCGTTGGCAGTAGGAGCTTCTATGAAAGCAGATACGTTCCTCACTTTGCAAACGTTGGAGATTGTGGTTCTCGGTGTATTGGCTTTTGCATTTGCTACGTTCGGTGGTTTGCTTTTGGGGAAACTTATGTATTACATAACAGGTGGAAAGGTGAATCCTCTCATTGGCTCGGCAGGGGTTTCAGCCGTACCCATGTCTGCCCGAGTTTCTCAAACAGTAGCACAGTCCTACGATCCAGACAATTTTGTGCTGATGCATGCTATGGGGCCCAACGTAGCAGGAGTTGTGGGGACAGCTGTTGCAGCTGGTGTTTTCCTCGCACTCTTAGGAGGTTAG
- a CDS encoding biotin/lipoyl-containing protein, producing MGKVFQYVVRVNGKEYNVEIESENEEIFLKSVTRAATSETQTRREESTQKVEPAPTAAGTSAPTTSSVPQKPATPSKTGGTVVEAPLPGKILRINVSAGSQVKRGDLLLILEAMKMENEILAPVDGVVDSVLVSPNQTVNTHDPLVVLK from the coding sequence ATGGGCAAAGTATTCCAATATGTGGTTAGAGTAAATGGGAAAGAATACAATGTAGAGATCGAATCTGAAAATGAAGAGATTTTTCTTAAGAGCGTGACCAGAGCCGCCACAAGCGAAACACAAACACGACGGGAGGAAAGTACTCAGAAGGTTGAGCCAGCGCCTACCGCTGCAGGCACTTCAGCACCTACTACTTCTAGTGTACCTCAAAAGCCTGCTACTCCATCTAAGACTGGAGGTACAGTGGTGGAGGCTCCACTACCAGGTAAGATTCTCAGAATTAACGTGTCAGCGGGAAGTCAGGTAAAACGAGGTGACCTGCTCCTAATCTTAGAGGCAATGAAAATGGAAAACGAAATCCTGGCGCCAGTAGATGGAGTTGTGGACAGCGTACTAGTTTCGCCAAACCAAACAGTAAATACTCACGATCCCTTAGTAGTGCTGAAGTAG